Proteins found in one Campylobacter lari genomic segment:
- the coaE gene encoding dephospho-CoA kinase (Dephospho-CoA kinase (CoaE) performs the final step in coenzyme A biosynthesis.) — translation MQNAYFVTSSIAGGKSSFIKIVQNLGFDTLSADVIAHELLNENANSIAKLFKNDDLIIAGKIDRKKLGAIVFNDLNAKKKLEDFLHPKIKEVVLQKAQILEKKNKAFFIELPLFFENNHYQNLGKSILIYTPKELLLQRLMQRDNLNENEASKRINLQLDIEEKLKKADFVIKNNSSYMNFEENVLNFLKHTLKVEK, via the coding sequence ATGCAAAATGCTTATTTTGTAACTTCAAGTATAGCAGGTGGAAAGTCAAGCTTTATAAAAATAGTTCAAAATTTGGGTTTTGATACTTTAAGCGCAGATGTGATAGCTCATGAGCTTTTAAATGAAAATGCAAATTCCATAGCTAAGCTTTTTAAGAATGATGATTTAATCATAGCAGGAAAAATAGATAGAAAAAAACTCGGTGCTATTGTATTTAATGATTTAAATGCTAAAAAAAAGCTAGAAGATTTTTTGCATCCTAAAATCAAAGAAGTGGTTTTACAAAAAGCACAAATTTTAGAAAAGAAAAATAAGGCTTTTTTTATAGAACTGCCTTTGTTTTTTGAAAATAATCATTATCAGAATTTAGGAAAAAGTATATTGATTTATACTCCAAAAGAACTTTTACTTCAAAGGCTTATGCAAAGAGATAATTTAAATGAAAATGAAGCCTCAAAAAGGATTAATTTACAGCTTGATATAGAAGAAAAACTAAAAAAAGCAGATTTTGTGATAAAAAATAACTCAAGTTATATGAATTTTGAAGAAAATGTGCTAAATTTTTTAAAACACACTTTAAAGGTTGAAAAATGA
- the dapF gene encoding diaminopimelate epimerase, translated as MKFYKYCASGNDFVVFEDNEKKDRSELAKILCNRYEGIGADGLIVVVPHDRYDFEWEFYNCDGSKANMCGNGSRAAAHFAHHYLKKSQYLNFLTGAGLIKSFVDDDMVEIKLSGVKDIKKSFEYKGRIWQGCNTGVPHIVTFVDDLNKFDINLCKEVRKKYNANVNYAKVEDDEFIRVRTYERGVEDETLACGTGMGACFYLAYLNQEVKNDILVKPKSNESLYFRLEEDQIFFRGKVKSCFEADYNFT; from the coding sequence ATGAAATTTTACAAGTATTGTGCTAGTGGGAATGATTTTGTAGTGTTTGAAGATAATGAAAAAAAAGATCGTAGTGAGTTAGCCAAAATTCTTTGTAATCGTTATGAAGGCATAGGTGCTGATGGACTTATAGTAGTTGTGCCTCATGATAGATATGATTTTGAATGGGAGTTTTATAATTGTGATGGGAGCAAAGCAAATATGTGCGGCAATGGCTCGCGTGCAGCAGCTCATTTTGCTCATCATTATTTAAAAAAATCTCAATATTTAAATTTCTTAACCGGAGCAGGACTTATAAAATCTTTTGTTGATGATGATATGGTTGAAATAAAACTTAGCGGGGTAAAAGATATAAAAAAATCTTTTGAATATAAAGGTAGAATTTGGCAAGGCTGTAATACTGGAGTTCCACATATAGTAACCTTTGTTGATGATTTAAATAAGTTTGATATAAATTTATGCAAGGAAGTGCGTAAAAAATATAATGCAAATGTAAATTATGCTAAAGTAGAAGATGATGAATTTATAAGAGTTAGAACTTATGAACGCGGGGTGGAAGATGAGACTTTAGCTTGTGGCACAGGTATGGGAGCTTGTTTTTATCTAGCGTATTTAAATCAAGAGGTAAAAAATGATATCTTGGTAAAGCCAAAGAGTAATGAAAGTTTGTATTTTAGATTAGAAGAGGATCAAATATTTTTTAGAGGAAAGGTAAAGAGCTGTTTTGAAGCTGATTATAATTTTAC